A window of the Henckelia pumila isolate YLH828 chromosome 3, ASM3356847v2, whole genome shotgun sequence genome harbors these coding sequences:
- the LOC140887912 gene encoding small ribosomal subunit protein eS4z, with protein sequence MARGLKKHLKRLNAPKHWMLDKLGGAFAPKPSSGPHKSRECLPLILILRNRLKYALTYREVISILMQRHVLVDGKVRTDKTYPSGFMDVVSIPKTNENFRLLYDTKGRFRLHSIRDEEAKFKLCKVRSVQFGNKGIPYLNTYDGRTIRYPDPLIKANDTIKLDLETCKIVDFIKFDVGNVVMVTGGRNRGRVGVIKNREKHKGSFETIHVQDATGHEFATRLGNVFTIGKGTKPWASLPKGKGIKLSIIEEARKRINAQSAATA encoded by the exons ATG GCCAGAGGTTTGAAGAAACACTTGAAGAGGCTCAATGCCCCAAAACATTGGATGTTGGATAAGCTTGGTGGTGCTTTT GCGCCTAAACCATCATCTGGACCGCACAAATCTAGAGAATGCTTGCCCTTGATTCTTATCTTACGGAATAGACTAAAATATGCTCTCACTTATCGTGAGGTCATTTCTATTTTGATGCAACGCCATGTGCTCGTCGATGGGAAGGTCAGGACAGATAAGACGTATCCTTCTGGGTTCATGG ATGTTGTCTCTATTCCAAAGACCAATGAAAATTTTCGCTTGCTGTATGACACCAAGGGTCGATTCCGTCTTCACTCTATACGGGATGAGGAGGCCAAG TTTAAGCTTTGTAAAGTTCGTTCAGTTCAGTTTGGGAACAAAGGCATTCCTTACCTCAATACATACGATGGAAGGACGATTCGTTATCCTGATCCACTGATCAAGGCTAACGACACCATCAAACTTGACCTTGAGACCTGCAAAATTGTTGATTTCATCAAGTTTGATGTAGGGAACGTCGTGATGGTGACTGGTGGTAGGAACAGAGGACGTGTTGGAGTGATCAAGAACCGTGAGAAGCACAAGGGAAGTTTTGAGACTATTCACGTTCAAGATGCTACTGGGCATGAGTTTGCTACCAGATTGGGCAATGTTTTCACAATCGGGAAGGGGACAAAGCCTTGGGCTTCTCTTCCAAAGGGCAAAGGTATCAAGTTGTCTATCATTGAGGAGGCCAGGAAGAGGATCAATGCTCAGTCTGCAGCAACAGCTTAG
- the LOC140888230 gene encoding uncharacterized protein: MAVFVFQIECVGKSPLKSRGRVSSGNLNKIILKLSNSLAKSRVLPPFYIVERNKKLDEEQDQQYHASGVISDLISAFVAKNDSQEDELKDGKLELENEKTPSEEEEEEEEGGGGGGLVDGLISHLLTPEIAVAAPPDDEASILIHSVVHE, from the exons ATGGCCGTCTTTGTGTTTCAAATAGAATGTGTGGGCAAGTCTCCGTTGAAGAGCAGAGGAAGAGTATCATCAGGAAACTTGAACAAGATCATCCTAAAGCTCAGCAATTCTCTTGCAAAATCTCGTGTACTTCCACCATTTT ATATTGTTGAGAGAAATAAGAAACTG GACGAAGAACAAGATCAGCAATATCATGCTAGTGGGGTGATAAGCGACTTGATTTCTGCTTTTGTTGCCAAAAATGACAGCCAAGAGGATGAACTAAAAGATGGGAAGCTTGAACTAGAAAATGAAAAAACCCCgtcggaagaagaagaagaagaagaagaaggcggCGGCGGCGGTGGTTTAGTTGACGGTCTCATCTCTCACTTGCTGACGCCGGAGATTGCGGTGGCAGCTCCACCGGATGACGAGGCTTCGATCTTGATTCATTCAGTAGTTCATGAGTGA
- the LOC140886870 gene encoding ethylene-overproduction protein 1-like isoform X2, whose amino-acid sequence MQQHIFNSMRSLNMVDGCKGTPLCSINPSVSGGAAAGTGVGEKFFQHLQEHLRVNSIRSKSHRHNQSFSQSNNGNTSVLKEALSVYGLPQIDFIEPIIDPCLKFVDNVEILADVYRRLEKCPQFDRSGVYIEQCSIFKGLPEPKLFRRCLRSARQHAVDIHSKVVLSSWLRFERREDALFGVSAMDCCRWSMECPRSSLISGYNPESSNDPCSCPRDFEEGEKMESDVEIQECSISLSHDYDMDEDDYDIWFCIGDDEIKCNRFKFSSLSRPFKAMLYGSFIESRRERIYFSQNGISAKAMSAAELFSRTNKVDSFDPITVLELLSLANRFCCDGMKSSCDAYLASLVNDMDNAMILIEYGLEEGAYLLVAACLQVILRELPNSLQNPNVVKLFCSSEARERLALVGHASFLLYNFLSQVSMEEDMKSNTTAMLLERKGECATEKWQKQLTFHQLGCVMLQRKEYKDAEKWFEEAVDLGHVYSLVGVARAKYKRGHKFKAYKLLNSLISDYTPTGWMYQERSLYSSGKEKMMDLNTATELDPTLTYPYKYRAVVVAKEDKLGTAITEINKIIGFKVSPDCLELRAWFLISLEDYEGALRDIRALLTLDPNYMMFHGKLHGDQLVELLCHHVQQWSQADCWMQLYDRWSSVDDIGSLAVVHQMLANDPGKSLLRFRQSLLLLRLNCHKAAMRSLRMARNHAMSENERLVYEGWVLYDTGYRAEAIAKAEESIAIQRSFEAFFLKAYVLSETTTDSKSSFYVIELLEEALRCPSDGLRKGQALSNLASVYVDVDKLDHAVDCYMNALNIKHTRAHQGLARVYHLKNQRKAAYDEMTKLIEKVQCNASAYEKRSEYCDREMAKSDLGMATRLDPLRTYPYRYRAAVVFSLHG is encoded by the exons ATGCAGCAACATATTTTCAATTCAATGCGTAGTTTGAATATGGTAGATGGATGCAAAGGGACCCCATTGTGTTCCATCAACCCCAGTGTCAGCGGCGGAGCAGCCGCTGGAACTGGTGTGGGAGAAAAGTTCTTTCAGCATTTGCAAGAGCATTTAAGGGTCAATTCGATTAGGTCGAAATCTCATCGACATAATCAGAGTTTCTCTCAAAGTAATAATGGGAATACAAGTGTTTTAAAGGAGGCCTTGTCGGTTTACGGGCTTCCTCAGATAGATTTCATCGAACCCATCATTGATCCTTGTCTTAAATTTGTTGATAATGTGGAGATTTTAGCTGATGTTTATCGGAGACTTGAGAAATGCCCTCAATTTGATAGATCTGGGGTATATATAGAACAATGTTCCATCTTTAAGGGGTTGCCTGAACCGAAATTGTTTAGGAGATGCCTTAGATCAGCTAGACAACACGCGGTTGACATCCATTCTAAGGTTGTTCTTTCGTCTTGGTTGAGGTTTGAAAGGAGGGAGGATGCATTATTTGGGGTATCAGCCATGGATTGTTGCAGGTGGAGCATGGAGTGCCCGAGGAGTTCATTGATTTCAGGGTATAATCCTGAATCTTCAAACGACCCTTGTTCATGCCCTCGAGATTTTGAAGAAGGTGAGAAAATGGAATCAGATGTAGAAATTCAAGAATGTTCGATTTCATTGAGTCACGATTatgacatggatgaagatgattATGATATCTGGTTTTGTATCGGTGATGACGAGATCAAATGCAATAGGTTTAAATTTTCCTCTCTTTCAAGACCTTTTAAAGCAATGTTATATGGTAGCTTTATTGAATCACGGAGGGAAAGAATATACTTTTCACAAAATGGTATTTCTGCAAAGGCTATGAGTGCCGCGGAGTTATTCAGCAGGACAAACAAGGTGGATTCGTTTGATCCAATCACCGTCCTGGAGCTACTATCTTTGGCTAATCGGTTCTGTTGTGATGGGATGAAATCATCCTGTGATGCATATTTAGCATCTTTGGTCAATGACATGGATAATGCTATGATTCTTATCGAGTATGGGTTAGAAGAGGGGGCATATCTCTTAGTGGCAGCTTGCTTACAAGTGATCTTGAGAGAACTCCCAAATTCATTACAAAATCCAAATGTGGTGAAGCTTTTTTGCAGTTCCGAGGCTAGGGAGAGATTAGCACTTGTGGGACATGCATCATTTTTGTTATACAATTTTCTAAGCCAGGTATCCATGGAAGAAGACATGAAATCTAACACAACGGCGATGCTTTTGGAAAGAAAAGGCGAATGTGCTACCGAGAAATGGCAGAAGCAACTTACTTTTCACCAGTTGGGTTGTGTCATGCTCCAAAGAAAGGAATATAAGGATGCTGAGAAATGGTTCGAGGAGGCTGTTGACTTGGGTCACGTTTATTCTTTAGTCGGCGTGGCACGAGCTAAATACAAGCGCGGTCACAAGTTCAAGGCATACAAATTATTGAACTCCCTCATTTCTGACTATACACCCACTGGATGGATGTATCAAGAGCGATCTTTATATAGCAGCGGGAAAGAAAAGATGATGGATTTGAATACAGCAACAGAATTGGACCCAACCCTCACGTATCCTTACAAGTATAGAGCTGTCGTGGTGGCGAAGGAGGATAAACTCGGCACTGCCATAACTGAGATTAACAAGATTATTGGTTTTAAGGTATCTCCGGACTGCCTCGAGCTCCGGGCTTGGTTCTTGATTTCCCTCGAGGATTATGAAGGGGCTTTAAGAGACATTCGAGCCCTTTTGACGTTGGATCCCAATTATATGATGTTTCATGGGAAATTACATGGTGATCAATTGGTCGAACTTTTATGCCATCATGTGCAGCAGTGGAGCCAAGCTGATTGCTGGATGCAACTTTACGATAGATGGTCTTCAGTAGATGATATTGGTTCTCTAGCTGTTGTTCACCAAATGCTGGCCAATGACCCGGGAAAGAGCCTTTTACGATTTCGCCAATCTCTCCTTCTCTTGCG ATTAAATTGCCACAAGGCGGCGATGAGAAGTCTCAGAATGGCCCGAAATCACGCAATGTCTGAGAATGAAAGACTTGTGTATGAAGGTTGGGTTTTATACGACACTGGTTATCGTGCAGAGGCCATAGCAAAAGCTGAAGAATCCATCGCTATTCAGAGATCATTCGAAGCCTTTTTCCTTAAAGCATATGTACTGTCTGAAACCACGACAGATTCAAAATCGTCATTCTATGTCATCGAGCTTCTTGAAGAAGCTCTCAGGTGCCCATCTGATGGCCTCAGGAAAGGTCAA GCTTTAAGTAATCTGGCAAGCGTTTACGTAGATGTTGATAAGCTAGACCATGCTGTCGATTGCTACATGAATGCGTTGAACATTAAACATACAAGAGCACATCAAGGTTTGGCACGTGTCTACCATCTCAAAAATCAGCGTAAAGCTGCGTATGATGAGATGACAAAGTTAATTGAAAAGGTGCAATGCAATGCATCGGCATATGAGAAACGTTCAGAATACTGTGATCGAGAGATGGCCAAAAGTGATCTTGGCATGGCAACACGACTCGATCCGTTAAGAACGTATCCATATCGATATCGTGCTGCAG TTGTTTTCAGTTTACATGGATGA
- the LOC140886870 gene encoding ethylene-overproduction protein 1-like isoform X1, whose amino-acid sequence MQQHIFNSMRSLNMVDGCKGTPLCSINPSVSGGAAAGTGVGEKFFQHLQEHLRVNSIRSKSHRHNQSFSQSNNGNTSVLKEALSVYGLPQIDFIEPIIDPCLKFVDNVEILADVYRRLEKCPQFDRSGVYIEQCSIFKGLPEPKLFRRCLRSARQHAVDIHSKVVLSSWLRFERREDALFGVSAMDCCRWSMECPRSSLISGYNPESSNDPCSCPRDFEEGEKMESDVEIQECSISLSHDYDMDEDDYDIWFCIGDDEIKCNRFKFSSLSRPFKAMLYGSFIESRRERIYFSQNGISAKAMSAAELFSRTNKVDSFDPITVLELLSLANRFCCDGMKSSCDAYLASLVNDMDNAMILIEYGLEEGAYLLVAACLQVILRELPNSLQNPNVVKLFCSSEARERLALVGHASFLLYNFLSQVSMEEDMKSNTTAMLLERKGECATEKWQKQLTFHQLGCVMLQRKEYKDAEKWFEEAVDLGHVYSLVGVARAKYKRGHKFKAYKLLNSLISDYTPTGWMYQERSLYSSGKEKMMDLNTATELDPTLTYPYKYRAVVVAKEDKLGTAITEINKIIGFKVSPDCLELRAWFLISLEDYEGALRDIRALLTLDPNYMMFHGKLHGDQLVELLCHHVQQWSQADCWMQLYDRWSSVDDIGSLAVVHQMLANDPGKSLLRFRQSLLLLRLNCHKAAMRSLRMARNHAMSENERLVYEGWVLYDTGYRAEAIAKAEESIAIQRSFEAFFLKAYVLSETTTDSKSSFYVIELLEEALRCPSDGLRKGQALSNLASVYVDVDKLDHAVDCYMNALNIKHTRAHQGLARVYHLKNQRKAAYDEMTKLIEKVQCNASAYEKRSEYCDREMAKSDLGMATRLDPLRTYPYRYRAAVYMDDHKEADAIAELTKAIAFKLDLQLLHLRAAFHDSMGDVASTLQDCEAALCLDPNHSDTVELYRKAQERAPEQDQNGQREK is encoded by the exons ATGCAGCAACATATTTTCAATTCAATGCGTAGTTTGAATATGGTAGATGGATGCAAAGGGACCCCATTGTGTTCCATCAACCCCAGTGTCAGCGGCGGAGCAGCCGCTGGAACTGGTGTGGGAGAAAAGTTCTTTCAGCATTTGCAAGAGCATTTAAGGGTCAATTCGATTAGGTCGAAATCTCATCGACATAATCAGAGTTTCTCTCAAAGTAATAATGGGAATACAAGTGTTTTAAAGGAGGCCTTGTCGGTTTACGGGCTTCCTCAGATAGATTTCATCGAACCCATCATTGATCCTTGTCTTAAATTTGTTGATAATGTGGAGATTTTAGCTGATGTTTATCGGAGACTTGAGAAATGCCCTCAATTTGATAGATCTGGGGTATATATAGAACAATGTTCCATCTTTAAGGGGTTGCCTGAACCGAAATTGTTTAGGAGATGCCTTAGATCAGCTAGACAACACGCGGTTGACATCCATTCTAAGGTTGTTCTTTCGTCTTGGTTGAGGTTTGAAAGGAGGGAGGATGCATTATTTGGGGTATCAGCCATGGATTGTTGCAGGTGGAGCATGGAGTGCCCGAGGAGTTCATTGATTTCAGGGTATAATCCTGAATCTTCAAACGACCCTTGTTCATGCCCTCGAGATTTTGAAGAAGGTGAGAAAATGGAATCAGATGTAGAAATTCAAGAATGTTCGATTTCATTGAGTCACGATTatgacatggatgaagatgattATGATATCTGGTTTTGTATCGGTGATGACGAGATCAAATGCAATAGGTTTAAATTTTCCTCTCTTTCAAGACCTTTTAAAGCAATGTTATATGGTAGCTTTATTGAATCACGGAGGGAAAGAATATACTTTTCACAAAATGGTATTTCTGCAAAGGCTATGAGTGCCGCGGAGTTATTCAGCAGGACAAACAAGGTGGATTCGTTTGATCCAATCACCGTCCTGGAGCTACTATCTTTGGCTAATCGGTTCTGTTGTGATGGGATGAAATCATCCTGTGATGCATATTTAGCATCTTTGGTCAATGACATGGATAATGCTATGATTCTTATCGAGTATGGGTTAGAAGAGGGGGCATATCTCTTAGTGGCAGCTTGCTTACAAGTGATCTTGAGAGAACTCCCAAATTCATTACAAAATCCAAATGTGGTGAAGCTTTTTTGCAGTTCCGAGGCTAGGGAGAGATTAGCACTTGTGGGACATGCATCATTTTTGTTATACAATTTTCTAAGCCAGGTATCCATGGAAGAAGACATGAAATCTAACACAACGGCGATGCTTTTGGAAAGAAAAGGCGAATGTGCTACCGAGAAATGGCAGAAGCAACTTACTTTTCACCAGTTGGGTTGTGTCATGCTCCAAAGAAAGGAATATAAGGATGCTGAGAAATGGTTCGAGGAGGCTGTTGACTTGGGTCACGTTTATTCTTTAGTCGGCGTGGCACGAGCTAAATACAAGCGCGGTCACAAGTTCAAGGCATACAAATTATTGAACTCCCTCATTTCTGACTATACACCCACTGGATGGATGTATCAAGAGCGATCTTTATATAGCAGCGGGAAAGAAAAGATGATGGATTTGAATACAGCAACAGAATTGGACCCAACCCTCACGTATCCTTACAAGTATAGAGCTGTCGTGGTGGCGAAGGAGGATAAACTCGGCACTGCCATAACTGAGATTAACAAGATTATTGGTTTTAAGGTATCTCCGGACTGCCTCGAGCTCCGGGCTTGGTTCTTGATTTCCCTCGAGGATTATGAAGGGGCTTTAAGAGACATTCGAGCCCTTTTGACGTTGGATCCCAATTATATGATGTTTCATGGGAAATTACATGGTGATCAATTGGTCGAACTTTTATGCCATCATGTGCAGCAGTGGAGCCAAGCTGATTGCTGGATGCAACTTTACGATAGATGGTCTTCAGTAGATGATATTGGTTCTCTAGCTGTTGTTCACCAAATGCTGGCCAATGACCCGGGAAAGAGCCTTTTACGATTTCGCCAATCTCTCCTTCTCTTGCG ATTAAATTGCCACAAGGCGGCGATGAGAAGTCTCAGAATGGCCCGAAATCACGCAATGTCTGAGAATGAAAGACTTGTGTATGAAGGTTGGGTTTTATACGACACTGGTTATCGTGCAGAGGCCATAGCAAAAGCTGAAGAATCCATCGCTATTCAGAGATCATTCGAAGCCTTTTTCCTTAAAGCATATGTACTGTCTGAAACCACGACAGATTCAAAATCGTCATTCTATGTCATCGAGCTTCTTGAAGAAGCTCTCAGGTGCCCATCTGATGGCCTCAGGAAAGGTCAA GCTTTAAGTAATCTGGCAAGCGTTTACGTAGATGTTGATAAGCTAGACCATGCTGTCGATTGCTACATGAATGCGTTGAACATTAAACATACAAGAGCACATCAAGGTTTGGCACGTGTCTACCATCTCAAAAATCAGCGTAAAGCTGCGTATGATGAGATGACAAAGTTAATTGAAAAGGTGCAATGCAATGCATCGGCATATGAGAAACGTTCAGAATACTGTGATCGAGAGATGGCCAAAAGTGATCTTGGCATGGCAACACGACTCGATCCGTTAAGAACGTATCCATATCGATATCGTGCTGCAG TTTACATGGATGACCACAAGGAAGCAGATGCAATTGCAGAGCTCACCAAAGCCATAGCATTCAAGCTGGACCTACAACTACTTCATCTTCGTGCAGCATTCCACGATTCAATGGGCGATGTTGCATCCACCCTCCAAGACTGTGAGGCAGCTCTTTGTCTCGATCCTAACCATTCAGATACAGTTGAACTTTATCGAAAAGCACAAGAGCGTGCCCCCGAGCAAGACCAAAACGGTCAGAGGGAAAAATAG